The following are from one region of the Natrinema sp. HArc-T2 genome:
- a CDS encoding AAA family ATPase: MSSSEGDGVTLSVRAAEKGDAGRGVARIPEPVRRQLGILSGDAVVIDGESTTVAKMWPADPSVPDDAVQIDGDTRANAGVHVGDTVTVRAKDKSTITDADRVTLIAPPGLAENQQRAAETGAAEKLRNRPVRAGEQVRIEGIDQQPFKVTDTDPDGDVRITRETTVRIVGTDSSAPTTDSGERESGTASRRPDASDATGSETATAPDAGTDEQPTSSGVTYEDIGGLDEELELVREVIELPLSEPELFRRLGVEPPSGVLLHGPPGTGKTLIARAVANEVDARFETISGPEIMSKYKGESEEQLRRTFERAREEAPTIIFFDEIDSIAGTRDDESDAENRIVGQLLTLMDGLDARGEVIVIGATNRVDAIDPALRRGGRFDREIGIGVPDETGRREILEVHTRGMPLAKEVDIDAIARRTHGFVGADLDAVASEAAMAAIRDRPAADDERREWNRNPTVQKAHFDAALASVEPSAMREYVAESPTTDFSDVGGLEDAKRTLRESVEWPLTYDRLFEETNTDPPSGVLLHGPPGTGKTLLARALAGETDVNFVRVDGPEIIDRYVGESEKAIRKVFERARQAAPSIVFFDEIDAITAARGEGHEVTERVVSQLLTELDGMRENPNLVVLAATNRKDQIDPALLRPGRLDTHVFVGEPDLEAREQILTVHTRGKPLADDVDIAALAGDLEGYTGADLEALVRDASMRAIREVASEHDPATANEKASTVRIERRHFDAARESTERQ; encoded by the coding sequence ATGAGTTCGTCGGAGGGAGACGGCGTGACGCTGTCGGTACGCGCCGCCGAGAAGGGGGACGCAGGCCGAGGTGTCGCACGGATTCCCGAACCGGTGCGGCGACAGCTCGGTATCCTGAGCGGCGACGCCGTCGTCATCGACGGCGAGTCAACGACGGTTGCCAAGATGTGGCCCGCAGACCCGTCCGTTCCGGACGACGCCGTCCAGATAGATGGGGATACCAGAGCCAACGCCGGCGTTCACGTCGGTGACACCGTCACCGTCCGAGCGAAGGACAAATCGACGATCACCGACGCCGACCGCGTCACGCTGATCGCGCCGCCGGGACTCGCCGAGAATCAGCAGCGAGCCGCTGAAACCGGTGCAGCGGAAAAACTCCGCAACCGACCGGTTCGTGCCGGCGAGCAGGTCCGAATCGAGGGTATCGATCAACAGCCGTTCAAGGTAACTGACACCGATCCGGACGGCGACGTGCGGATCACGCGGGAGACGACGGTCCGGATCGTCGGTACCGACTCGAGCGCGCCCACTACTGACTCGGGGGAGCGTGAATCGGGGACTGCCAGCCGTCGCCCCGACGCGAGCGACGCGACGGGATCGGAGACAGCGACTGCACCCGACGCCGGCACCGATGAGCAGCCTACGAGTTCCGGCGTTACCTACGAGGACATCGGCGGCTTAGACGAGGAACTCGAGTTAGTCCGCGAGGTGATCGAGCTCCCGCTGTCGGAGCCCGAACTGTTCAGACGACTCGGCGTCGAGCCGCCCTCGGGCGTCTTGCTGCACGGCCCGCCGGGCACGGGCAAGACGTTGATCGCCCGCGCGGTGGCCAACGAGGTCGACGCCCGCTTCGAGACGATCTCGGGCCCGGAGATCATGTCGAAGTACAAAGGCGAGTCGGAAGAACAGCTCCGGCGAACCTTCGAGCGTGCCCGCGAGGAGGCACCGACGATCATCTTTTTCGACGAGATCGACTCGATCGCCGGCACGCGCGACGACGAGAGCGACGCCGAAAACCGCATCGTCGGCCAGTTGCTGACGCTGATGGACGGGCTCGACGCTCGCGGCGAAGTCATCGTTATCGGCGCGACCAACCGCGTCGACGCCATCGACCCCGCGCTCCGGCGTGGCGGGCGCTTCGACCGCGAGATCGGGATCGGCGTCCCCGACGAGACGGGCCGTCGAGAAATCCTCGAGGTTCACACCCGCGGGATGCCACTCGCCAAGGAGGTCGACATCGACGCGATCGCACGCCGGACCCACGGCTTCGTCGGCGCCGATCTCGACGCCGTCGCGAGCGAGGCCGCGATGGCCGCCATCCGCGATCGACCGGCAGCCGACGACGAGCGCCGCGAGTGGAATCGGAACCCGACAGTCCAGAAAGCCCACTTCGACGCGGCGCTGGCCTCTGTCGAACCCTCGGCAATGCGCGAGTACGTCGCCGAATCGCCGACGACGGACTTTTCGGACGTCGGCGGGCTCGAGGACGCAAAGCGGACCCTTCGAGAATCCGTCGAGTGGCCGCTGACCTACGACCGCCTCTTCGAGGAGACAAACACCGACCCGCCCTCTGGCGTCTTACTGCATGGCCCACCGGGCACTGGGAAGACGCTGCTCGCGCGCGCGTTAGCAGGTGAAACCGACGTCAACTTCGTCCGTGTCGACGGCCCCGAGATCATCGACCGCTACGTCGGCGAGAGCGAGAAGGCGATCCGCAAGGTGTTCGAGCGCGCCCGCCAAGCGGCCCCGTCGATCGTCTTCTTCGACGAGATCGACGCGATCACGGCTGCTCGCGGCGAGGGCCACGAAGTCACCGAGCGCGTCGTCTCACAATTGCTGACCGAACTCGACGGCATGCGTGAAAACCCGAATCTCGTCGTGCTGGCCGCGACTAATCGTAAAGACCAGATCGATCCGGCGCTGCTCCGGCCCGGACGGCTCGACACACATGTCTTCGTCGGCGAACCCGACCTGGAAGCGCGCGAGCAGATCCTTACCGTCCACACTCGTGGCAAACCCCTCGCCGACGACGTCGATATCGCGGCCCTCGCAGGCGATCTCGAGGGCTATACCGGCGCCGACCTCGAGGCACTGGTCAGAGACGCTTCGATGCGCGCGATCCGCGAGGTCGCAAGCGAGCACGATCCAGCGACAGCAAACGAGAAGGCATCGACGGTCCGCATCGAGCGCCGTCACTTCGATGCTGCTCGGGAGTCGACCGAGCGCCAGTAG